In Ciconia boyciana chromosome 16, ASM3463844v1, whole genome shotgun sequence, one genomic interval encodes:
- the RGS9 gene encoding regulator of G-protein signaling 9 isoform X1, with protein MTVTRLDQGQRHRPRMAFLKKIEALMMEMQNPDMGIKMQTQRVMITNIPHAVAGNDILQWILRRLQITEEEALHLGDLFVKYGYIYPLQEPKNLTLKTDGSLYRFQTPYFWPAQSWPADDTDYAIYLAKKNIKRKGILEEYEKEHYNMLNQKINYKWDFVIMQAKEQYKAGKERKKADRYALDCQERAYWLVNRTPPGTLDVLEYGLDRVTDPNENKKKTMDVYRREIMYYQQAIMKSRVKSSVSLGGLVKYSEQFLSNDPILSGCLPSNPWITDDPEFWDLNAKLVEIPTRMRVERWAFNFSELIRDPKGRQNFQLFLKKEFSGENLSFWEACEDLKYGDQSKVKEKAEEIYKLFLAPGARRWINIDGTTMGITVKGLKHPHRYVLDAAQTHIYMLMKKDSYGRYLKSPIYKEMLAKAVVPQETVKKSSTFPFGRRHLRSSPSPVILRQQEEEAKAKEAATTVDITQPCHLASPVPRPAVYTGTGTLPPPPACLPPGPSSLPPASPSPPALPHSTACPSPISVALDSTTGAEREREPQGAGPGPFPSSSGKSRMAALSFGRFLKRGCWTSPVFATLSPKCPAVPHGKVQPLGERERRLQPDSKAVSSFFQIKMDAPLESRIYPIDSKEGEDNRHRARKDSAKEVICPWENPTEEGRAG; from the exons ATGACCGTCACACGGCTCGACCAGGGGCAGCGCCACCGGCCGCGGATGGCCTTCCTGAAAAAG ATTGAAGCGCTTATGATGGAGATGCAGAATCCAGATATGGGCATCAAGATGCAGACGCAGAGGGTGATGATCACGAACATCCCACATGCTGTGGCTG GTAATGATATATTGCAGTGGATTCTCCGACGCTTGCAGATCACTGAAGAAG AGGCACTCCACCTGGGGGACCTGTTTGTCAAATATGGATACATCTATCCTCTTCAGGAGCCAAAGAATCTTACCCTTAAGACAGATGGCAGTCTGTACAGGTTTCAA ACCCCCTATTTCTGGCCCGCGCAGAGCTGGCCTGCTGATGACACAGACTATG CAATTTACCTAGCAAAGAAGAACATTAAGAGGAAAGGGATTTTAGAAGAATATGAAAAG gaaCATTACAACATGCTCAatcaaaaaataaactacaagTGGGATTTTGTTATTATGCAGGCCAAAGAGCAGTATAA GGCAGGAAAGGAGCGGAAGAAGGCGGACAGGTATGCCCTGGACTGCCAGGAGAGAGCCTACTGGCTTGTGAACCGAACTCCT CCTGGCACGCTAGACGTCCTAGAGTATGGATTAGACCGCGTAACGGATCCCAATGAAAATAAG aaaaaaactatGGATGTTTATAGGAGAGAG ATCATGTACTATCAGCAGGCCATCATGAAGTCCAGAGTGAAATCTTCTGTCTCTCTCGGAGG GCTTGTGAAGTACTCTGAGCAGTTCCTCTCCAATGATCCTATCCTGTCTGGATGTCTCCCCAGCAACCCCTGGATAACAGATGACCCCGAGTTCTGGGATCTCAATGCAAAACT AGTGGAAATCCCCACCAGAATGCGTGTGGAGCGATGGGCCTTCAATTTCAGTGAGCTGATACGAGACCCAAAAGGTCGGCAgaacttccagctcttcctgaAGAAGGAGTTCAGTG GAGAGAATCTGAGTTTCTGGGAAGCCTGTGAGGATCTCAAGTATGGAGACCAATCCAAGgtcaaagaaaaagcagaagaaatttaCAA GCTCTTCCTGGCTCCAGGAGCAAGGCGGTGGATTAACATTGATGGCACAACAATGGGCATCACGGTCAAAGGCCTCAAGCACCCTCATCGTTATGTTTTAGATGCTGCTCAGACCCACATTTACATGCTGATGAAAAAG GACTCCTATGGCCGCTATTTAAAGTCTCCAATATACAAGGAAATGCTGGCCAAGGCTGTTGTGCCACAAGAGACTgtcaaaaaaag ctccacTTTCCCATTCGGACGCCGACACCTccgctccagccccagccctgtcatcctgaggcagcaggaggaagaggccAAAGCCAAAGAAGCCGCCACGACCGTGGACATCACGCAG ccatgccacctcgcctccccagtCCCTCGCCCGGCCGTCTACACTGGTACCGGCACCCTGCCGCCGccacctgcctgcctgccccccggccccagcagcctgcctcctgcctcccccagccccccggccctgccccacagcaccgcCTGCCCCTCACCCATCAGCGTGGCTTTAGACAGCACGACGGGCGCCGAGAGGGAGCGGGAGCCCCAGGGGGCTGGCCCtggccccttcccctccagcagcgGGAAGTCCCGTATGGCCGCCCTGTCCTTTGGCCGGTTCCTGAAGAGGGGCTGCTGGACCTCACCCGTCTTCGCCACGCTCTCGCCCAAGTGCCCGGCCGTGCCCCACGGGAAGGTGCAGCCGCTGGGTGAGCGGGAGCGGCGGCTCCAGCCAGACAGCAAGGCAGTCAGCAG cttcttccaaataaaaatggatGCTCCTTTGGAGAGCCGAATCTACCCCATAGACTCTAAGGAGGGAGAGGACAACCGCCACCGAGCTCGTAAGGACTCTGCGAAGGAGGTGATCTGCCCTTGGGAGAACCCCACGGAAGAGGGGAGAGCTGGGTAA
- the RGS9 gene encoding regulator of G-protein signaling 9 isoform X2, which produces MTVTRLDQGQRHRPRMAFLKKIEALMMEMQNPDMGIKMQTQRVMITNIPHAVAGNDILQWILRRLQITEEEALHLGDLFVKYGYIYPLQEPKNLTLKTDGSLYRFQTPYFWPAQSWPADDTDYAIYLAKKNIKRKGILEEYEKEHYNMLNQKINYKWDFVIMQAKEQYKAGKERKKADRYALDCQERAYWLVNRTPPGTLDVLEYGLDRVTDPNENKKKTMDVYRREIMYYQQAIMKSRVKSSVSLGGLVKYSEQFLSNDPILSGCLPSNPWITDDPEFWDLNAKLVEIPTRMRVERWAFNFSELIRDPKGRQNFQLFLKKEFSGENLSFWEACEDLKYGDQSKVKEKAEEIYKLFLAPGARRWINIDGTTMGITVKGLKHPHRYVLDAAQTHIYMLMKKLHFPIRTPTPPLQPQPCHPEAAGGRGQSQRSRHDRGHHAAMPPRLPSPSPGRLHWYRHPAAATCLPAPRPQQPASCLPQPPGPAPQHRLPLTHQRGFRQHDGRREGAGAPGGWPWPLPLQQREVPYGRPVLWPVPEEGLLDLTRLRHALAQVPGRAPREGAAAG; this is translated from the exons ATGACCGTCACACGGCTCGACCAGGGGCAGCGCCACCGGCCGCGGATGGCCTTCCTGAAAAAG ATTGAAGCGCTTATGATGGAGATGCAGAATCCAGATATGGGCATCAAGATGCAGACGCAGAGGGTGATGATCACGAACATCCCACATGCTGTGGCTG GTAATGATATATTGCAGTGGATTCTCCGACGCTTGCAGATCACTGAAGAAG AGGCACTCCACCTGGGGGACCTGTTTGTCAAATATGGATACATCTATCCTCTTCAGGAGCCAAAGAATCTTACCCTTAAGACAGATGGCAGTCTGTACAGGTTTCAA ACCCCCTATTTCTGGCCCGCGCAGAGCTGGCCTGCTGATGACACAGACTATG CAATTTACCTAGCAAAGAAGAACATTAAGAGGAAAGGGATTTTAGAAGAATATGAAAAG gaaCATTACAACATGCTCAatcaaaaaataaactacaagTGGGATTTTGTTATTATGCAGGCCAAAGAGCAGTATAA GGCAGGAAAGGAGCGGAAGAAGGCGGACAGGTATGCCCTGGACTGCCAGGAGAGAGCCTACTGGCTTGTGAACCGAACTCCT CCTGGCACGCTAGACGTCCTAGAGTATGGATTAGACCGCGTAACGGATCCCAATGAAAATAAG aaaaaaactatGGATGTTTATAGGAGAGAG ATCATGTACTATCAGCAGGCCATCATGAAGTCCAGAGTGAAATCTTCTGTCTCTCTCGGAGG GCTTGTGAAGTACTCTGAGCAGTTCCTCTCCAATGATCCTATCCTGTCTGGATGTCTCCCCAGCAACCCCTGGATAACAGATGACCCCGAGTTCTGGGATCTCAATGCAAAACT AGTGGAAATCCCCACCAGAATGCGTGTGGAGCGATGGGCCTTCAATTTCAGTGAGCTGATACGAGACCCAAAAGGTCGGCAgaacttccagctcttcctgaAGAAGGAGTTCAGTG GAGAGAATCTGAGTTTCTGGGAAGCCTGTGAGGATCTCAAGTATGGAGACCAATCCAAGgtcaaagaaaaagcagaagaaatttaCAA GCTCTTCCTGGCTCCAGGAGCAAGGCGGTGGATTAACATTGATGGCACAACAATGGGCATCACGGTCAAAGGCCTCAAGCACCCTCATCGTTATGTTTTAGATGCTGCTCAGACCCACATTTACATGCTGATGAAAAAG ctccacTTTCCCATTCGGACGCCGACACCTccgctccagccccagccctgtcatcctgaggcagcaggaggaagaggccAAAGCCAAAGAAGCCGCCACGACCGTGGACATCACGCAG ccatgccacctcgcctccccagtCCCTCGCCCGGCCGTCTACACTGGTACCGGCACCCTGCCGCCGccacctgcctgcctgccccccggccccagcagcctgcctcctgcctcccccagccccccggccctgccccacagcaccgcCTGCCCCTCACCCATCAGCGTGGCTTTAGACAGCACGACGGGCGCCGAGAGGGAGCGGGAGCCCCAGGGGGCTGGCCCtggccccttcccctccagcagcgGGAAGTCCCGTATGGCCGCCCTGTCCTTTGGCCGGTTCCTGAAGAGGGGCTGCTGGACCTCACCCGTCTTCGCCACGCTCTCGCCCAAGTGCCCGGCCGTGCCCCACGGGAAGGTGCAGCCGCTGGGTGA